The DNA region GATCGACATCGATCCCCCCGGCTTCCAGCCGCCCCGCCCCGTCGCCGGTGACGACGGAAAGCGGCGCACCGTGCTGTACGGCGCGTACACCGTGTTCAGCGTGTTCCAGCCGGTTTTCTCGGTGTCGCACCGCCGCGCGATCGGCTATCACGCGTCGCTGCGCGCGCACGACGAGGAAAGCCGCCAGGTCGCGTCGCACGAGGTATTCACGCAGGCGGCGCGGCGCGGCGACCTGCTCGAACTCGGCCGGCTCGCCGAATCGCTGCATCTCGGCAACTTCCACGCGTTCGACAGTCACGACGAATGGCTCTTCCTGAGCCTGCATCCGGCCGCGCTGATGGACACCGTCTACGGCGACGCGCTGCTCGCGAACCTGAAGGCGCTCGGGCTGCCGCCGCATCGCGTGGTGCTCGAGGTGCCCGAACAGGCGGGCGGCGAGACGCCGCGCTACGCGGCGATCGTCGACGGGTTGCGCAAGGCCGGCTTCCTGATCGCGCTCGGCGGCTTCGGCGCGAAGCATTCGAACATCGACCGCGTGTGGCACCTGCACCCCGACATCGTCACGCTCGATCGCGGCATCCTCGCGCAGGCGAGCGAGCATTCGCATCTCGAACGCGTGCTGCCGGGGCTCGTGTCGCTGCTGCACGAATCCGGCCAGCTCGTGCTGATGGGCGGGCTCGCGACCGAGCGCGACGCGCTGATCGCGCTCGAATGCGACGTCGATTTCGTGCAAGGGCAGTACTTCGCGGGGCCGAGCGTCGACCCCGTCCAGCCGCAGGCCGCCGCCGGCTGCATGGACACGCTGTCGGCCGCGTTGCGGCTGCGCGTCGCGCAACGCGAGCGCACGCAGGCCGAACGCCTCGCGCCGTATGTCGCCGCGCTGGAGGAAGCGAGCAAGAAGCTCGCCGCCGGCGAGCCGCTGATCGACGCCGCCGGCGCCGTGCTCGGCTTGCCGGAAACCGCGCGCTGCTTCCTGCTCGATGCATCGGGCCGCCAGATCGGCGACAACGTGCTCGCGCGCGGCAGCGTCTCGCAGCGGGCGAAACGCTTCCGGCCGCTGCTGCATTCGGAAGGCGCGAGCTGGGAGCGCCGCCCGTACTTCAGCCACGCGATGCGCGCGCCGGGCCGCGTGCATCTGACGCCGCCGTACCTGTCGATCAACGAGGCGCACCTGTGCGTGACCGCATCGATCGCCGCGCCGGTCGCGACCGGCATGCAGGTGCTGTGCGTGGACATCAACTGGGAAGCGGCGCTCAACCGCGAATGAAGATGCGCGCCGCGCTCATGCGGCGCCGTTGACATCGCCAGCCCGGCGCGCGATCAGCCGGTGCACGCGCTTGCCGGACGACGCGCTGACGACTTCATGCTCGTCGATCACCTGCATGCCGGCGCCGAGCGCCGCACGCATGCGCGCCGAATCGAGCGGCGTGTACAAGCGGCCGCGCTCGTCGCGCAACGCACCGTGGCCGGCCACCCGCCAGCTCAGATACACCGTGCCGCCGGGCATCAGCAATGTGGCGAGCCGTGCGGCCGCCGCGGCCGCATCGGTCTGTTCGAGGTGCATCACGACCGTTTCGCACAGTACGTTCCGGAACGCGCCGGACGGCACGCCGGCGAGCGCCGGCAGCGCGGCCAATTCGAACGTCAGCGACGGGTAACGCAAGCGCGCCTCGGCGAGCAACGCGGCGCTCGCGTCGTAGCCGCGCACGTCGAATCCTTGCGAAGCGAGCCACGCGGTGTCGCGCCCCGCGCCGCAGCCGACATGGGCCGTGGGCCCCGGCGAGAAAACCTGCTCGAGCAGCGCGTACATGTCGTCGGGGGCGGCCTCGTCGAGCCAGTCCTGCGCGTATTGCGCGGCATGGGCTTCGTAGGCATCGACAGTCGGGCGATCCACCATGGCGATTGCTCCGCGTACGCGTCTGATCGGGCGACGCATCACGCATCTTAGCCGCTGCGCATCGCGCGTGGTATGGCGCGCCGCGCGTGGCGCTACGCCGCTCGCATGCCGCCCGCGCGGGTCACCGCGGCCGTCAGTTCGGCCCACAGCGCGTCGCCACGCCAGGCCGGCCGCGATGCCGCCGTTTCCGCGTCGTGAACGAGGGCGCAGAGCCGCGCGTTGACCGGCGCCGGCGCGCCGAAGCGCGCGGCCAGCCGGACGATCTCGCCGTTGATCCATTCGACTTCGGTCGCACGGCGCGCGGCGAGATCGTCGGACATCGACGAACGCGCGAGCGGATCGATCGCGAGCATTCGACCGCCCAGCGCGCGAAACGCGGGATCGGGCAACTCCAGCACCGCGGGAATCCATGCGGCCGGCAACGGCGTGAGCCGCGCGGGCCGGATCGCGGCGCGGGACAACACGTGCAGCGCTTCGCGCTGCGCCAGCGCGACGCAGCGCCGGTATGCGCGTTGCGAGAGTTCGTCGCGCAGCGGCAGGTTCGCGAGCGCATTGACCGCGTTGTTCAGGTTCAGCAGCAGCTTCGCCCATTGCACGGCGCGCATGTCGCGGTGCAGCGCGAGCGGCAGCCCGGCACGCGCGAACGCGCCGGTGAACGGCCGCAGCGCGGGCGACGCATCGGCCGCGAACGCGCCGGTCGAACCCTGGTGAAACGCGCCGGGCGCGCGCTCAATCACGTTGAACGGAACCATGCCGGCCAGCACGGTCGCTTGCGGCAGCGCCTCGCGCAATACGTCGGCGTTGGAAAGGCCATTCTGGAAACTGACGACGACCGTGCCGGGCCGCAGCACGCCGGCGAGCTGCGCCGCGGCGTCATGCGTCGCGGCCGACTTCACCGTGACGAGCACCAGCCGCGCGGCGGCCGCGGCGGCCGGATCGGTCGAGAACGCGACCTGAGCCGGCTCGAGCGTCGCGCGATAGCCGCGCGAGTCGGTCAAGGTCAGTCCGTTCGCCCGAATCGCGTCGCCGATGCGGGCGCGGCCGACGAGCGCCACCGGCGTACCGGCCGCCGCGAGCCGGCCGCCGAGATAGCAGCCGACCGCGCCCGCGCCGAACACGCAGACGGGCGCGGCCGACGTGTCAGACATGCGAATGCGCGCCGCCGTGGACGGGCCCCGAGCGCCGCTCGACTTCGCGGCGCAAGTCGCCGCGCAGGCCCGCGAAGAACGCGACTTCGGCGACGACGAACAGCGGCCCGACGATCAAGCCGACCAGATCGTCGACGAACGCGGGCTTGCGCCCCTCGAACCAGTGCCCGATGAACTGCACGATCCAGCCGACCACGAACGCGCCGATGCCGATCGCGAGCCACTGCGCGGTGGGCAGCAGCGCGAGCGTCTGCGCGGCCCACAGGCCGAGCGCGAACAGCGCGGCCATCACCACGCCGAAGCGCAGGTCGAGGCGCAGGTAGAACACCACGGACGCCACGGCGAGCAACAGCGCGGGAGACAGCGCGACGCCTGCCAGCGTGCCGAGCGCCGGCCGCGACAGCAGCACCTCGACCGCGAACACGATCATCGGAATACCGACCAGGTGCGTCGCGATGTTGCGCGCGTCGCGATGGTAGGCCGCATACTGGGAAAGGTGGTCCTCGAGGGTCTTCATGGTGTCTCCTGAACGATCATTGAGCGCTATGATGCGCGTCACGCCCGAGAACCTCTGTCAGCTACCCGACATCGCGTGCCCATGCCCTCGTCGCTCGCCCCCTACCTGCCGCAGATCGAAGCGCACCCGTGGTTCGCCGCGCTGCCGCCGGCGTTGCGCGAAGACCTGCTCGCCCGCGCCGCGGTGCGGCGCCTGCCGGCCGGCCGCGCGCTGTTCCGCCGCGGCGACCCGCCATGCGGGCTGTATGCGGTGCTGGCCGGCTCCCTCACCATAGGCGCGGTGGATCCGCAGGGCAAGGAAGCGCTGCTGATGGTCGCCGAGCCCGTCACGTGGTTCGGCGAGATCGCGCTGTTCGACGGCCAGCCGCGCACCCACGATGCGATCGCGCTCGACGACACGCTGCTGCTGCACGTCCCGCAGGCCGGGCTGCTCGCGATTCTCGACACGACGCCCCAGTACTGGCGGCAGTTCGCGCTGCTGATGGCGCAAAAGCTTCGGCTGAGCCTCCTGAACGTCGAATCGATGAGCGTGATGCCGGCCGCGCAGCGGCTCGCCGCGCGGCTGCTGATGATCGCCGAAGGCTACGGCGGGATCAGCGCCGGCCGCACGCACATCCGGCTGTCGCAGGAAAAGCTTGCGGCGATGCTGTCGCTGACGCGGCAGACCACCAACCAGCTGCTGAAGGCGCTGCAGGCCGACGGCGTCGTGCGGCTGCACGTCGGCGAGATCGAACTCGTCGACGTCGACGCGCTGCGCCGCGCGAGCGGATTACCCGCCAGCACGGACTGACACCACCGCGCAAGCGCAACAACCGCAACAATAGCAGCAAGCGCCGCAACATTGCGTTCCCGCCGTCATGGCATTGCGCTATCGTGGCGGCTCGTTTCCCCCTCCCCCGACCCGCACTTGAACACGTCGACCGTCACCGCCCCGTCCCGCCACGCCTGGCCCGTGTTCGTCGCGTTCCTGCGGCTCGGCCTCACGTCGTTCGGCGGCCCCGTCGCGCATCTCGGCTACTTCCGCGATACGTTCGTCACGCGGCGCAGCTGGCTGACCGAGCGCGCGTATGCCGACCTCGTCGGGCTGTGCCAGTTCCTGCCGGGGCCGGCGAGCAGCCAGGTCGGGATGGCGATCGGACTGTCGCGCGCGGGCTATGCGGGGATGTTCGCCGCGTGGCTCGGCTTCACGTTGCCGTCGGCGCTGCTGATGATGCTGTTCGCGCTCGGCGTGCATGCGACGGGCATGCCGGTCGCCGCCGGCGCGCTGCACGGGCTGCGCATCGTGTCGGTCGCGGTGATCGCGCAGGCGGTATGGGGCATGGCGCGCACGCTGTGCCCGGATGCGCGCCGCGTCACGCTGATGGCGATCGCGGCCTCCATCGCGCTGCTCGTGCCGGCCGCGTGGCTGCAGGTTGCCGTGATCGTCGCGGCGGGTGCAGCCGGTCTCGTGCTGTTGCCGCAGCCCGAGCGCGGCGCGCACGAGCCGTTGCCGCTGCATTTGTCGCACCGCGCGGGCGTGCTGTGGCTCGCGCTGTTCGCCGCGCTGATCGTCGTGTTGCCGTTCGCGGCCCGCGCGTTCCATTCGAACACGCTCGCCGTCGTCGACGCGTTCTTCCGCACCGGTGCGCTGGTGTTCGGCGGCGGCCACGTGGTGCTGCCGCTGCTGCAGGCCGCCGTCGTCGCGCCGGGCTGGGTCGGCGATTCGGCATTTCTGGCCGGCTACGGTGTCGCGCAGGCCGTGCCGGGGCCACTCTTCACCTTTGCGGCCTTCCTCGGTGCTTCGCTGCGCGATGCGCCGAACGGCTGGCTCGGCGGGACGATCGCGCTCGTGTCGATCTTCGCGCCGTCGTTCCTGCTCGTGGCCGGCACCGCGCCGTTCTGGGAACGCCTGCGCCGCAGCACGCGCATGCAGGCCGCGCTCGCGGGCGTGAACGCGGCCGTCGTCGGCCTGCTGCTCGCCGCGCTCTATCACCCGGTATGGACCGACACGATCGTGTCGCCTGGCGATTTCGCGGCCGCACTTGTCGCGTTCGTCGCGCTGGTGTTCTGGCGCGTGCCGCCGTGGGCGGTCGTGATCGCAAGCGCGGCGCTCGGATGGTTGGCGGGGGTGATTGCCTGATCCGGCGAATGTCGGGTGTCGATTCACGTCCGACGAAAACAAAAAAGCCCTCGTGACGAGGGCTTTTTTTACGGTGCCGCGCGCCGCTTAGGCGCGCAGGACACGTGGACTTACGCGAAGTTCTTCGCTGCGAAGTCCCAGTTCACGATGTTCCAGAACGCTTCGACGAACTTCGGACGTGCGTTGCGGTAGTCGATGTAGTACGCGTGTTCCCACACGTCGATCGTCAGCAGCGCCTTGTCGGCCGTCGTCAGCGGCGTTGCGGCGTTGCTCGTCGACACGATGTCGAGCGAACCGTCGGCCTTCTTCACGAGCCATGCCCAGCCCGAACCGAACGTGCCGACCGCAGCCTTCGTGAACGCTTCCTTGAACGCGTCGTACGAACCCCACTTCGCGTTGATCGCGTCGCCCAGTGCACCCGACGGTGCGCCGCCGCCGTTCGGCGACAGGCTGTTCCAGAAGAACGTGTGATTCCAGATTTGCGCGGCGTTGTTGAAGATGCCGCCCGACGACTTCTTCACGATCTCTTCCAGCGGCAGGTTTTCGAATTCCGTGCCGGGGATCAGGTTGTTCAGGTTCGTCACATAAGCCTGGTGATGCTTGCCGTAGTGGTACTCGATCGTCTCTTTCGAGATGGTCGGCGCGAGTGCGTCTTCAGCGTACGGGAGCGGCGGGAGCGTATGAGCCATGGCGATTCCTTCGTTGAGTATGTAGGGGGGCTGTATTGGATGCTGCCGAGCGTCCGATTGTAGGCGAGTCCGAATATCCCCGCAAACTCACGGGCATTTATCCGCGGTATGCAGAAAATCGGCGTTGGCGCTTCATCCGGCAGGACGAGACGACGACGCGCAGCATCCGTTCCCGCGCGGGGCGCCACCGGTCAATCCGGTACGCCGGGCGCGCGAGCTTCGCTTCGCGTGCGTCGCCTTCGTCAGATCGTATCGGTCAGCCGCGGCTGCACGTCGGCAAGCGACACGTCGGCCGAGCCTTCGGCGAGATGCACGGTCAGGCGGCGCTGCGGCTTCAGTGAGCTCGGCGCACGCACCGCGCGGCCGGTCTGCGCGTCGATCAGCGCCGCGTAGCCGCGCTCGAGCGTGCGCTGCGGGCTCAGCACCTCGAGCCGCGCCGCGCAGGCCGAGACCCGCGCGGTGTCGCGCTCGTGACGGCGCTGCAACGCCACGGTGAGCCGCTGCGACAGCCCTGCGAGCGCATGGCGCGCCTGCGTCGGATCGGGCCGCGCACGCTGCCAGCGCAGCTGCGCGAGCGCGAAACGCGCACGCGCGTCGCGCACCGGCCGCGACGCCGCCGACGCGAGCCGCACCGCCAGTTGTTCGACGTGGATACGCTGCCGCCGCAGCCGTTCGGCCGGGCTGACGAGCCGGCGGGCGAGCCAGTCGAGCTGCTGCGCCCGCTGCTCGAGCCCGCGTTCCAGGCAGCGCGCGAGCGCGCGCTGCCGGTCGGCGACCTCGCGCAACAGCAACGCGCGCTGCGGACTCGCGAGCTCGGCCGCGCCGGTCGGCGTCGGCGCGCGCAGGTCGGCCGCGAAGTCCGCGATCGTGAAATCGGTTTCGTGGCCGACGCCGCTGACGACCGGCAGTTCGCTCGCGGCGATCGCGCGCGCGAGCGCTTCATCGTTGAACGACCACAGATCCTCGATCGACCCGCCGCCGCGACAGACCAGCAGCACGTCGACCTCGCGCCGCGCGTTCGCGGCCTGCACGGCCGCGACGAGCTTCTCGGCCGAGCCCGCGCCCTGCACGGGTGCCGGATAGACGATCACCGGGATGTGCGGCGCGCGGCGCGCGAGCGTGGTCAGCACGTCGCGCAGCGCGGCGGCCTGCAGCGACGTGACGATGCCGATCCCGCGCGGGTGCGCCGGCAGCGGCCGCTTGCGCTCGGGCGCGAACAGGCCTTCGGCCTCGAGCTGCGCCTTGAGCCGCAGGAACGCCTCGTACAGCCGCCCTTGCCCGGTGCGCCGCACGGCCTCGACATTGAGCTGCACTTCGCCGCGCGGCTCGTACATCGTGACGACCGCGCGCACCTCGATCCGGTCGCCTTCGCGCGGCGTGAATTCCGCATACTGCGCGCGACCGCGGAACATCACGCAGCGCATCTGCGCCTGCCCGTCCTTGATCGAGAAATACCAGTGACCGCTCGCGGCGCGCGTGAAATTCGACACTTCGCCCGAAATCCACAGCAGCGGAAACGAGCGCTCGAGCATCGTCGAAATCGCGCGATTGAGCGCCGAAACGGGAATCACTTCGTCGCCGCCGCGGGTGGCGCCGGGAACGGAAAAAGGAGAGTCGGAAAGCATGGGCGATCGAATGAATGCTGGCGGCGACACGATAGTCCGACACGCGCCCGACGTCCAGCGCCGACCGTGCGCGCCGCGATGCGTGAAATGTGTCCACATGCTGGCAATCGTCCGCCAAAAACACTTGAAAACCGCACAAAAATCCAGACAATTGCCCGCAACACGTTGATTTTTATATATTTTTAAACCTTACGAATCCATTCTCGACCGATTCGATGTCCGCCCGGCGGGCGTTTGGCGCGAACAGGCGGGGAGTTCTTCACAGAGTTATCCACAGCGCGCGACGATCCGACCCCGTCGGGTGCGTCGCCCGGCCGCGCTTGCCGCGCCCGCGTGCGGCGCGCTAGAGTGCCGCCTTCCGAAGACCTTGCGGCATGCGCCGCGCAACGGAGAATCCGTCTTGACGAATCCGTCCCACGCCGCGGCGCACGACACGCCGCGCCCGGCCCGATGAGCGCGCCCGGCGGCCCGCTCGCGCGGCTCGAAGCGCGCGTCACGCGCGAATGGCAGCGACGCGGCGCACTCGCGTGGGCGCTCACGCCGTTCGCGTGCGTGTTCGGCCTGTGCGCGGCGCTGCGCCGTACCGCCTACGCACAGGGCTGGAAGCAACCGGTCGACGTCGGCGTGCCCGTCGTCGTGGTCGGCAACGTGACCGTCGGCGGCACCGGCAAGACGCCGACCGTGATCGCGCTCGTCGATGCGCTGCGCGCGGCCGGGTTCACGCCGGGCGTCGTGTCGCGCGGCTACGGCGCGAACGTGAAGACACCCACCGCGGTCACGCCCGCGTCGCGCGCGAGCGCGGCCGGCGACGAACCGCTGCTGATCGCGCGCCGCACCGATGCGCCGGTGTGGGTGTGTCCCGACCGCGTCGCGGCCGCCCAGGCGCTGCGCGCCGCGCACCCGGACGTCGACGTGATCGTCAGCGACGACGGCCTGCAGCACTACCGCCTCGCGCGCACGGTCGAGCTCGTCGTGTTCGACCACCGGCTCGGCGGCAACGGTTTCCTGCTGCCGGCCGGCCCGCTGCGCGAACCGCTGTCGCGCCACCGCGACGCGACGCTCGTCAACGATCCGTACAGCGGCGCGCTGCCGCCGTGGCCCGACACCTACGCGCTCGCGCTGACGCCGGGCGCCGCGTGGCACCTCGACCAGCCGGCGCTGCGCCGCCCGCTGTCGCAGTTCGCGCACGAGCGCGTGCTCGCCGCGGCCGGCATCGGCGCGCCGGAACGCTTCTTCGCGACGCTGCGCGCGGCCGGCCTCGCGCCGACGACGCGCGCGCTGCCCGACCATTACGCGTTCGCCGACAATCCGTTCGTCGACGACGCAGTCGACGCCATCCTGATCACCGAGAAGGATGCAGTAAAATTGGGCGCTTCCTGGCGCGACGCTCGGCTGTGGGTCGTCCCCGTCGAAGCCGCGCTCGATCCTCGCCTCATTGCCCTCGTTGTGGAGAAACTCCGTGGACGCTCGCCTGCTTGAAATCCTTGTGTGCCCTATCTGCAAAGGCCCGCTCCACTATGACCGCGCCGCGCAGGAGCTGATCTGCAACGCGGACAAGCTCGCCTACCCGATCCGCGACGGCATCCCCGTGATGCTCGTCGACGAAGCACGCCAGACCGTCGAAGGCACGCCGGTCGACCCCGCCGGCCCGGCCGGCAGCTGAACGCCGCACCGCTGCACCGGCACGCGGCCGCCGCGGTTCGCCGCGGCCGCATGCCGAACCCTGCCGGGCGGCCTGCTTTCGACGCGTCGCCCGCCCCAGCCCTTCTCACCGCCCAGCCCCGATGACTCATCCGCAGCCCTTCATCGCCGTCATTCCTGCCCGGCTCGCATCGACGCGCCTGCCGAACAAGCCGCTCGCCGATCTCGGCGGCAAGCCGATGGTCGTGCGCGTCGCCGAGCGCGCGCGCGAAGCGGGTGCGCAGCAGGTGCTCATCGCGTCCGACGCGCAGAGCGTGCTCGACGCGGCACGCGATCACGGTTTCGAAGCGGTGCTGACGCGCGCCGACCATCCGTCCGGCACCGACCGGCTCGCGGAAGTCGCCGCGACGTTCGGATGGAGCGACGACACCGTCGTCGTCAACGTACAGGGCGACGAACCGCTGATCGACCCGGTGCTCGTGCGCGACGTAGCGTCGCACCTCGCCGCGCATCCGGACTGCGCGATCGCGACCGCCGCGCACCCGATCCACGACGCGGCCGACGTGTTCAACCCGAACGTCGTGAAGGTCGCGCTCGACGCGCGCAACGTCGCGATGTACTTCTCGCGTGCGCCGATTCCGTGGAGCCGCGACGCCTATCTGCCGCACTGGCCCGACGTCTCAGCCATGCCTGCGCCGGCCTTTCCGGTCCATCGCCACATCGGCCTCTATGCGTATCGCGCGCGTTTCCTGCGCACTTATCCGTCGCTCGCGCAGGCGCCCGTCGAGCAGGCTGAGCAGCTCGAACAGCTGCGCGCGATGTGGCACGGCGAGCGCATTGCCGTGCTGATTACCGAGCACGCGCCCGAGGCCGGCATCGACACGCCGGCCGATCTCGCACGCGTGCAGGCCCTTTTTCGTCCGGGTTCAAAATAACCCGTGGCATAATCGGGCGATTGTGCGAGCCGTCCGCGACCCGCGCGTTCTCGCTTGACCCGCCACGGCCTGTCCCGGCAGCCGCGCGTCGCTTTTAGCCGACGCGCCGCGTCAGACCGGTCCGCCGCGCGCCAGGCAAGCGCCGCGCACGCTGTCGCCGACACTTTCGCGTCTCGCCATACGAATCTACATTCTGGAGATATCACCATGCGTTTGATCCTGTTGGGCGCGCCCGGCGCGGGAAAGGGCACCCAGGCAAACTTCATCAAGGAAAAGTTCGGCATCCCGCAAATCTCGACGGGCGACATGCTGCGCGCGGCCGTCAAGGCCGGCTCGCCGCTCGGCGTCGAGGCGAAGGGCTACATGGACGCCGGCAAGCTCGTGCCGGACGCGCTGATCATCGGCCTCGTGAAGGAGCGCCTGAAGGACGCCGACTGCGCGAACGGCTACCTGTTCGACGGCTTCCCGCGCACGATCGCGCAGGCTGACGCGATGAAGGACGCCGGCGTCGCGATCGACTACGTGCTCGAAATCGACGTTCCGTTCTCGGAAATCGTCGAGCGCATGAGCGGCCGCCGCACGCACCCGGCATCGGGCCGCACGTACCACGTGAAGTTCAACCCGCCGAAGGTCGAGGGCAAGGACGACGTGACGGGCGAACCGCTGATCCAGCGCGACGACGACAAGGAAGAAACCGTCAAGAAGCGTCTCGAAGTGTACGAAGCGCAGACCAAGCCGCTGATCACGTACTACGGCGACTGGGCGCAGCGCGGCGAGGAAAACGGCCTGAAGGCCCCGCAGTATCGCAAGATCTCGGGTCTCGGCACCGTCGACGAAATCCGCGAACGTGCGTTTGACGCACTGAAGTAAGCACCGCGTCGTGCACCCGCAAGCCGCCCTTTCCGGGCGGTTTTTTTCGTCTGCTCGATCCGCTTCGGCTAACGGGGATGCGCACGAGCGTGCCGGTCGCTCCTGCGCCCCCGCGGCGCCTCGTACAATCGATCGGACGCAGGTGCCGACCGGCATCGGACCAACAAGGAGGCAGTGATGGAGATTCGCGGCAACGTCTTTCTGATCACGGGCGGCGCATCGGGCCTCGGCGCCGGCACGGCGCGCATGCTCGCGCAGGCCGGCGGCAAGGTCGTGCTCGCCGACCTGAACGAGGCGGCCGGCACGGCGCTCGCGAGCGAACTGGGTGGCATATTCGTGCGCTGCGACGTGTCGAGCGAGGCCGATGCGCAGGCAGCTGTGGACGCCGCGACGCGCGCGGGCACGCTGCGCGGCCTCGTGAACTGCGCGGGCATCGCGCCTGCCGCGAAAACCGTCGGCAAGGACGGCGCGCATCCGCTCGACGTGTTCGCGAAGACGATCAACGTGAACCTGGTCGGCACCTTCAACATGATCCGGCTCGCGGCCGCCGCGATGGCCGCGACTACGCCGAACGACGGCGGCGAGCGCGGCGTGATCGTCAGCACCGCATCGGTCGCCGCCTACGACGGCCAGATCGGCCAGGCCGCGTACGCGGCGTCAAAGTCCGGCGTCGCGGGCATGACGCTGCCGATCGCGCGCGACCTCGCGCGCCAGGGCATCCGCGTGATGACGATCGCGCCGGGGCTGTTCGAGACGCCGATGCTGCTCGGCATGCCGAAGGACGTGCAGGACGCGCTCGGCGCGATGGTGCCGTTCCCGCCGCGGCTCGGCAAACCGGACGAATACGCGATGCTGGTGCGCCAGATCGTCGAGAACCCGATGCTCAACGGCGAAGTGATCCGCCTCG from Burkholderia ambifaria AMMD includes:
- a CDS encoding EAL domain-containing protein; this translates as MSMIDIDPPGFQPPRPVAGDDGKRRTVLYGAYTVFSVFQPVFSVSHRRAIGYHASLRAHDEESRQVASHEVFTQAARRGDLLELGRLAESLHLGNFHAFDSHDEWLFLSLHPAALMDTVYGDALLANLKALGLPPHRVVLEVPEQAGGETPRYAAIVDGLRKAGFLIALGGFGAKHSNIDRVWHLHPDIVTLDRGILAQASEHSHLERVLPGLVSLLHESGQLVLMGGLATERDALIALECDVDFVQGQYFAGPSVDPVQPQAAAGCMDTLSAALRLRVAQRERTQAERLAPYVAALEEASKKLAAGEPLIDAAGAVLGLPETARCFLLDASGRQIGDNVLARGSVSQRAKRFRPLLHSEGASWERRPYFSHAMRAPGRVHLTPPYLSINEAHLCVTASIAAPVATGMQVLCVDINWEAALNRE
- a CDS encoding class I SAM-dependent methyltransferase; this translates as MVDRPTVDAYEAHAAQYAQDWLDEAAPDDMYALLEQVFSPGPTAHVGCGAGRDTAWLASQGFDVRGYDASAALLAEARLRYPSLTFELAALPALAGVPSGAFRNVLCETVVMHLEQTDAAAAAARLATLLMPGGTVYLSWRVAGHGALRDERGRLYTPLDSARMRAALGAGMQVIDEHEVVSASSGKRVHRLIARRAGDVNGAA
- a CDS encoding 2-dehydropantoate 2-reductase, which translates into the protein MSDTSAAPVCVFGAGAVGCYLGGRLAAAGTPVALVGRARIGDAIRANGLTLTDSRGYRATLEPAQVAFSTDPAAAAAARLVLVTVKSAATHDAAAQLAGVLRPGTVVVSFQNGLSNADVLREALPQATVLAGMVPFNVIERAPGAFHQGSTGAFAADASPALRPFTGAFARAGLPLALHRDMRAVQWAKLLLNLNNAVNALANLPLRDELSQRAYRRCVALAQREALHVLSRAAIRPARLTPLPAAWIPAVLELPDPAFRALGGRMLAIDPLARSSMSDDLAARRATEVEWINGEIVRLAARFGAPAPVNARLCALVHDAETAASRPAWRGDALWAELTAAVTRAGGMRAA
- a CDS encoding DUF962 domain-containing protein codes for the protein MKTLEDHLSQYAAYHRDARNIATHLVGIPMIVFAVEVLLSRPALGTLAGVALSPALLLAVASVVFYLRLDLRFGVVMAALFALGLWAAQTLALLPTAQWLAIGIGAFVVGWIVQFIGHWFEGRKPAFVDDLVGLIVGPLFVVAEVAFFAGLRGDLRREVERRSGPVHGGAHSHV
- a CDS encoding Crp/Fnr family transcriptional regulator yields the protein MPSSLAPYLPQIEAHPWFAALPPALREDLLARAAVRRLPAGRALFRRGDPPCGLYAVLAGSLTIGAVDPQGKEALLMVAEPVTWFGEIALFDGQPRTHDAIALDDTLLLHVPQAGLLAILDTTPQYWRQFALLMAQKLRLSLLNVESMSVMPAAQRLAARLLMIAEGYGGISAGRTHIRLSQEKLAAMLSLTRQTTNQLLKALQADGVVRLHVGEIELVDVDALRRASGLPASTD
- the chrA gene encoding chromate efflux transporter, with the protein product MNTSTVTAPSRHAWPVFVAFLRLGLTSFGGPVAHLGYFRDTFVTRRSWLTERAYADLVGLCQFLPGPASSQVGMAIGLSRAGYAGMFAAWLGFTLPSALLMMLFALGVHATGMPVAAGALHGLRIVSVAVIAQAVWGMARTLCPDARRVTLMAIAASIALLVPAAWLQVAVIVAAGAAGLVLLPQPERGAHEPLPLHLSHRAGVLWLALFAALIVVLPFAARAFHSNTLAVVDAFFRTGALVFGGGHVVLPLLQAAVVAPGWVGDSAFLAGYGVAQAVPGPLFTFAAFLGASLRDAPNGWLGGTIALVSIFAPSFLLVAGTAPFWERLRRSTRMQAALAGVNAAVVGLLLAALYHPVWTDTIVSPGDFAAALVAFVALVFWRVPPWAVVIASAALGWLAGVIA
- the sodB gene encoding superoxide dismutase [Fe], which produces MAHTLPPLPYAEDALAPTISKETIEYHYGKHHQAYVTNLNNLIPGTEFENLPLEEIVKKSSGGIFNNAAQIWNHTFFWNSLSPNGGGAPSGALGDAINAKWGSYDAFKEAFTKAAVGTFGSGWAWLVKKADGSLDIVSTSNAATPLTTADKALLTIDVWEHAYYIDYRNARPKFVEAFWNIVNWDFAAKNFA
- the xseA gene encoding exodeoxyribonuclease VII large subunit; translated protein: MLSDSPFSVPGATRGGDEVIPVSALNRAISTMLERSFPLLWISGEVSNFTRAASGHWYFSIKDGQAQMRCVMFRGRAQYAEFTPREGDRIEVRAVVTMYEPRGEVQLNVEAVRRTGQGRLYEAFLRLKAQLEAEGLFAPERKRPLPAHPRGIGIVTSLQAAALRDVLTTLARRAPHIPVIVYPAPVQGAGSAEKLVAAVQAANARREVDVLLVCRGGGSIEDLWSFNDEALARAIAASELPVVSGVGHETDFTIADFAADLRAPTPTGAAELASPQRALLLREVADRQRALARCLERGLEQRAQQLDWLARRLVSPAERLRRQRIHVEQLAVRLASAASRPVRDARARFALAQLRWQRARPDPTQARHALAGLSQRLTVALQRRHERDTARVSACAARLEVLSPQRTLERGYAALIDAQTGRAVRAPSSLKPQRRLTVHLAEGSADVSLADVQPRLTDTI
- the lpxK gene encoding tetraacyldisaccharide 4'-kinase, with protein sequence MSAPGGPLARLEARVTREWQRRGALAWALTPFACVFGLCAALRRTAYAQGWKQPVDVGVPVVVVGNVTVGGTGKTPTVIALVDALRAAGFTPGVVSRGYGANVKTPTAVTPASRASAAGDEPLLIARRTDAPVWVCPDRVAAAQALRAAHPDVDVIVSDDGLQHYRLARTVELVVFDHRLGGNGFLLPAGPLREPLSRHRDATLVNDPYSGALPPWPDTYALALTPGAAWHLDQPALRRPLSQFAHERVLAAAGIGAPERFFATLRAAGLAPTTRALPDHYAFADNPFVDDAVDAILITEKDAVKLGASWRDARLWVVPVEAALDPRLIALVVEKLRGRSPA
- a CDS encoding Trm112 family protein translates to MDARLLEILVCPICKGPLHYDRAAQELICNADKLAYPIRDGIPVMLVDEARQTVEGTPVDPAGPAGS